In Anaerobacillus isosaccharinicus, one genomic interval encodes:
- a CDS encoding sugar diacid recognition domain-containing protein gives MKNLLTDEFAQHICQIVSEETGYRLIFVNKEGTIFAAYDRERIGDHHSVGKKVMDGVIAEGVVTKEQAEKLKEKMGDSAPRPGINLPVIYKGERLANLGVGGDPDAIRPILGLTRRTISLYLENKETLDHLTSTIESINGNLQEMLQKTEEVTTGAREVEKSTVKTQDTTEASIEKVKSMAEVINIIKQVSSQSKILGLNAGIEAARVGQAGLGFAVVAKEIRKLATESESSISHVSGILEEIQGIFQTIQEQVETNTAIIEEQTSSMFEMEHLIGVVEKAMTDLVAYAKK, from the coding sequence ATGAAAAATTTATTAACAGATGAGTTTGCGCAACATATATGTCAAATAGTGAGTGAAGAAACAGGTTATCGCTTAATTTTTGTTAATAAAGAAGGAACGATTTTTGCAGCTTATGATCGTGAACGGATTGGTGATCATCATTCCGTAGGGAAAAAGGTCATGGACGGAGTTATTGCTGAAGGGGTTGTTACAAAAGAACAAGCTGAAAAACTTAAAGAGAAAATGGGGGATAGTGCACCACGACCCGGTATTAATTTGCCGGTTATTTATAAAGGAGAGCGTTTAGCAAATTTAGGGGTTGGTGGAGATCCTGATGCAATTCGGCCAATCTTAGGTTTAACACGAAGAACGATTTCTCTTTACTTGGAGAATAAAGAAACCTTAGATCATTTAACAAGCACAATCGAATCGATTAATGGAAATTTACAAGAGATGTTACAAAAAACAGAAGAAGTTACGACAGGTGCAAGGGAAGTAGAAAAATCAACAGTTAAAACGCAAGATACGACAGAAGCCTCTATTGAAAAGGTAAAAAGCATGGCTGAAGTTATCAATATTATTAAACAGGTGAGTAGCCAAAGTAAAATACTTGGATTAAATGCAGGTATAGAAGCTGCTAGAGTCGGACAAGCTGGGCTAGGCTTTGCTGTAGTTGCAAAGGAAATACGAAAACTTGCAACTGAAAGTGAGAGTTCAATTAGCCATGTTAGTGGAATTTTAGAAGAAATACAGGGGATATTTCAAACAATCCAAGAACAGGTAGAGACCAATACAGCCATTATCGAGGAACAAACAAGCTCAATGTTTGAAATGGAGCATTTAATAGGTGTCGTTGAGAAAGCGATGACCGATTTAGTAGCGTACGCGAAGAAGTAG